Sequence from the bacterium genome:
ACAGCGCTTTCAATTTCCCGGCGGATGCTTATTTCCTCGGGCGATAACTTAAGCTTCCCGGCATCAGCAAGCGCTAGATCCTGAAGGTCATCAATCAAGGCGTTCAGCAACATAGCTTCCTCATGCAATGAATGAATGGTTACAGCATCAGGGCGGATCAACCCATCCTGCACTGCTTCCAGCTGGCACCGGATGTTCGTTAGCGGTGTCCTTAACTCATGCGCAATATCGCTTACCATGTTTCGCCGGAGTTGCTCCAGGCGCTCCAAACTCTCAGCCATTGAATTGAAGGCGTGGGCAAGTTCGCCGGTCTCATCTTTAGATTGCACCGGAACACGTTGCCGAAGATCCCCCATTTCTAACGAACGAGCCGCTATGGTCAACCTTTCGATGGGGGAGAGCAGTTTCCTGGAGAAAGCTAGAGTGGCAATCAACGCGAGCAACCCTGCGGTGATCACCGAAAGAAGAACTCCACGTGTCACGGAAAGTGTAAATTGATCAGTTTCGATTCCAAAGTTCAGTTCTGTTTCGAACAAGGTTCCAATGGATTCGCGATTCTTATCAAAAAGGAGCTGCCTTGGCATGTTATTTAATGCGAGCTCGTTGACGGATACTTCCCGGCCCTGTTCCTTTTTGATCTCAAACGTAATCGTTCCCTTTGAATCGAGACGGAAACTGGATCTCACCAGGTCTCTGGGCCATGCCGCAATTACTCTTGCCGCAGTATCGATCAAGATCAGACGCTTTCCTGCGGCACTTCCAGACCGTTCCAGAATTTGCTCCACACCACTCCAATTCATTTGACGGTCGTAGTGTGCTTGGAGTGTTTGAGCGATTGAAATTAGATTCGTCTTTCTGCCTGTGTTTACATATCGCTGGAATTCACGATTGCTGACGCGAGTGGAAAGTATTCCCACGGTGCCGACGGCGATCACAACGATTGCGATGCTGGCAAGCGCGAATCGAAAACGAAGGCTATGGAACATTCGATCCTGCTGAAAACTTATAGCCCAGGCCGAATACCGTAACGATCCGTGAGGGCTGGCTCCGATCGGACTCAATTTTCTTTCGTAAATTCATGATGTGCGCGTCGACCGTTCGATCCAGGCCCTCAAAGTCGGAATCAAAGGCTCGCTCCAAAAGCTCTTGTCGAGAAAATACGCGCTCCGGTGCTCTGCTAAAAATCTCCAATAGTCTGAACTCCGTTGGCGTTAAGGGAACCAGCGAACCGCGCACGCGAACTTCATGGCGTTCAAAGTCGATATGCAAATCACCGCAATCAAATTGTTTTTGTTCTTTTTCGCCCGATTTTCGTGTGCGACGCAGCACGGCTTTTACGCGCGCAATCAGCTCACGCGGACTGAAAGGTTTCGTAACGTAGTCGTCCGCTCCTGACTGCAGGCCGCGAAGCTTATCTTCTTCTTCGGTCCGCGCAGTCAACAGGATGACCGGCACTTCCGAGAATTGTCTGAGCTGATGGCATAGGGTCAATCCATCCACTTTCGGCAGCATTAAATCGAGAATGAGAAGATCGGGTGATTGTAAGTGAACTGCTTGTAACGCTTCCGCGCCGTCCATTGCGATGGAGGCTAAGAAACCAGCATTCTCCAGATACAACCGGATCGTTGCCGCGGTTTTTTCATCGTCCTCAACAATCAGAATGCTGGCGGGTTTCATAAAGATTGCATTCTAGCATTAACCGAAAAGTTGTGAAGATTTCATGAAGCAAACAAATTGACAACTGCTCTGCGAGTGCCCATAATTACAAATTCCCAAACGCTTTGAACCTGGAGTTTTGATATGTCCAATCCCTCTCAGATGCAACCAACCCCTGCCGACATCGTAATGCAATTGAGTACCGGATACATGGCGTCATCTTGTCTGCATGCCGTGACCCGCTTAAGGATTGCTGACCTGTTGCGGAATGGTCCGAA
This genomic interval carries:
- a CDS encoding ATP-binding protein, producing the protein MFHSLRFRFALASIAIVVIAVGTVGILSTRVSNREFQRYVNTGRKTNLISIAQTLQAHYDRQMNWSGVEQILERSGSAAGKRLILIDTAARVIAAWPRDLVRSSFRLDSKGTITFEIKKEQGREVSVNELALNNMPRQLLFDKNRESIGTLFETELNFGIETDQFTLSVTRGVLLSVITAGLLALIATLAFSRKLLSPIERLTIAARSLEMGDLRQRVPVQSKDETGELAHAFNSMAESLERLEQLRRNMVSDIAHELRTPLTNIRCQLEAVQDGLIRPDAVTIHSLHEEAMLLNALIDDLQDLALADAGKLKLSPEEISIRREIESAVTATQHLLIGKKLVVITKIPDDLPLIYADPKRIGQTLRNLLNNAIAHSSSNSRIIIAAEKVERDLQISIRDSGEGISPEDLPYVFERFFRSDRSRTRKTGGAGLGLAIVQQLVQAHGGRVSIESKVGEGTTITFTLPLEFLIRITPS
- a CDS encoding response regulator transcription factor yields the protein MKPASILIVEDDEKTAATIRLYLENAGFLASIAMDGAEALQAVHLQSPDLLILDLMLPKVDGLTLCHQLRQFSEVPVILLTARTEEEDKLRGLQSGADDYVTKPFSPRELIARVKAVLRRTRKSGEKEQKQFDCGDLHIDFERHEVRVRGSLVPLTPTEFRLLEIFSRAPERVFSRQELLERAFDSDFEGLDRTVDAHIMNLRKKIESDRSQPSRIVTVFGLGYKFSAGSNVP